From the genome of Prevotella herbatica, one region includes:
- a CDS encoding glycosyltransferase family 2 protein: protein MRISLIVSTYNWPEALHLCLKSIMIQTRMPDEVIIADDGSKDETKTLIESMQKDFPCKLVHAWIPDEGFRLALSRNNAIRTYCTGDYVIFIDQDIILDNKFIEDHERLATKGCFVIGGRTKLSALLSKKILSSKNIKLGLFTKGIIRKVNMVHIRCLFPLTSKMYSWNKLYGRGANMAMYRSDLEKVNGFDEDIIGYGVEDIDLFNRLMNNGINKKYAQFCAIEHHLYHKRGKVVENNFKIAFTNKNRKRCKNGLTHDDK from the coding sequence ATGAGAATCAGTCTAATTGTATCAACATATAACTGGCCAGAGGCATTGCACCTTTGCCTTAAAAGCATCATGATACAAACACGTATGCCAGACGAGGTAATTATTGCTGACGACGGGTCTAAAGACGAAACAAAAACTCTTATAGAGAGCATGCAGAAAGACTTCCCTTGTAAGTTAGTTCATGCATGGATTCCTGATGAGGGATTCAGACTGGCATTATCAAGAAATAATGCCATAAGAACATACTGTACTGGCGATTATGTTATTTTCATAGATCAAGATATTATCCTTGACAATAAGTTTATTGAAGATCACGAGCGATTAGCTACTAAAGGATGCTTTGTTATTGGTGGTCGCACTAAGCTATCAGCTTTGTTATCAAAGAAAATACTCTCAAGTAAAAATATTAAGTTAGGACTTTTTACAAAGGGAATAATTCGCAAGGTGAATATGGTACATATCAGATGTTTGTTTCCGTTGACTTCCAAAATGTATAGCTGGAATAAATTATATGGGCGCGGGGCAAACATGGCGATGTATAGAAGTGACCTTGAAAAAGTAAACGGATTTGATGAGGATATCATTGGCTATGGTGTCGAAGACATAGACCTATTTAATAGGTTAATGAATAACGGAATTAATAAAAAATATGCGCAATTTTGTGCAATAGAACATCATCTTTATCACAAAAGAGGTAAGGTTGTCGAGAATAATTTTAAGATTGCTTTTACCAATAAAAATAGAAAAAGATGCAAAAATGGTTTAACTCACGACGATAAATAA
- a CDS encoding glycosyltransferase family 2 protein, whose amino-acid sequence MQKLLTIIIPTYNMENYLEACLDSLLTDNMSLIEVLVINDGSQDASYDIAKRYGNKYPDTFVVIDKGNGNYGSCVNVGLRRATGKYIKVLDADDCFNTRVFEAYLNYIKKCDTDMVISDYVKVYPELETIVSCDIPENKIVDFRELCKDNNIWNLWMHNVAYKRELLLGIDYKQTEGISYTDQEWIFSPFTEVKTAIYFKLPLYRYTLGREGQTMSSAFSDKHFRDNIICTCNMIEQACHFNNVPDDIMNMLNYKLLKRCRFIFRTYILKRQAINDKDLDMLDNKIKSLNFNLYKATGNLPMSMPLFPIKYISVWRKNHNSRWLRLNISMYKFLH is encoded by the coding sequence ATGCAGAAACTTTTAACTATAATAATCCCTACATACAACATGGAAAACTATCTGGAGGCATGCCTTGATTCGCTGCTCACAGATAACATGTCACTTATTGAAGTTTTGGTAATCAACGACGGAAGCCAAGACGCTTCTTATGACATTGCCAAAAGATATGGGAACAAATATCCTGATACGTTTGTCGTCATTGACAAGGGGAACGGGAATTATGGTTCTTGCGTAAATGTTGGACTTAGAAGAGCTACAGGAAAATACATAAAAGTACTTGATGCCGACGATTGTTTCAACACTAGAGTTTTTGAAGCTTACCTAAACTACATTAAGAAATGTGACACCGATATGGTGATTAGCGATTACGTTAAAGTATATCCCGAACTTGAGACAATCGTAAGCTGCGATATTCCTGAAAATAAGATTGTTGACTTCAGGGAGTTATGCAAAGACAATAACATTTGGAATCTTTGGATGCACAACGTGGCTTATAAAAGAGAACTTCTACTTGGTATTGATTACAAACAAACAGAAGGTATATCTTACACCGATCAGGAATGGATATTCAGTCCATTTACAGAAGTTAAAACTGCCATATACTTTAAACTACCTCTCTACAGATACACTCTAGGACGTGAAGGACAAACGATGAGTTCTGCGTTTTCAGACAAGCATTTCAGAGACAACATAATATGTACTTGCAATATGATAGAACAAGCCTGTCATTTCAACAATGTACCTGATGATATAATGAATATGCTTAACTATAAACTTCTAAAGAGATGCAGGTTTATATTCCGCACATACATACTGAAAAGACAAGCAATCAACGACAAAGACCTAGATATGCTTGACAATAAAATTAAGTCGTTAAATTTTAATTTGTATAAGGCTACAGGCAATTTACCAATGAGTATGCCTCTATTCCCTATAAAATATATTTCTGTATGGCGCAAGAATCATAACAGCAGATGGCTTAGATTAAACATCAGTATGTATAAGTTCCTGCATTAA
- a CDS encoding CDP-glycerol glycerophosphotransferase family protein, whose amino-acid sequence MKIVLFCENKYAIDILYPLYQEAEDEGVNDILWYVHEKRIPDFPLKDKVKWTNSMQKVYDFFPEAVYVPGNIVPYYLSGVKIQIFHGYAAEKKDHWVIRRYFDTYFTQGPYFTRKFKQLSLKYGDFEVLETGWTRQDWISCHRSDFENEKVELLEKYGKKQIVLYAPTFSPKLTSLPLIKDALINLAKEKDILLMMKFHPLTSQQWIDEYRQLAEEHDNIIYVDDFSVTKYMLMADVMISDTSSTIYEFLLLNKPVVTLGAISKDIYWKNIQDPEELSDAFEQVQHDEEYKSLRSWVIQNYDPYTDGMVAHRMLEGARDYIRRHGVPKKRKLNLWRKYASIKTFGKVRR is encoded by the coding sequence ATGAAAATAGTTTTATTCTGCGAAAATAAATATGCGATAGATATACTTTATCCATTGTATCAAGAAGCAGAAGATGAAGGTGTGAATGACATTTTATGGTATGTTCATGAGAAGCGTATTCCAGATTTCCCATTGAAAGACAAAGTAAAATGGACTAACAGCATGCAGAAGGTTTATGATTTCTTTCCTGAGGCTGTGTATGTTCCAGGAAATATTGTGCCTTATTATCTGTCGGGCGTTAAGATTCAAATATTTCATGGCTATGCAGCAGAGAAGAAAGATCATTGGGTGATAAGAAGATACTTTGATACTTATTTCACGCAAGGACCTTATTTTACTCGTAAGTTTAAACAATTGTCTTTAAAATACGGTGATTTTGAAGTTCTGGAAACTGGTTGGACACGACAGGATTGGATTAGTTGTCACCGCTCTGACTTTGAAAATGAAAAAGTGGAATTGTTGGAAAAATATGGCAAGAAGCAAATTGTGCTTTATGCTCCTACATTTTCTCCGAAACTAACTTCGCTTCCTTTAATAAAGGATGCACTTATAAACTTGGCAAAAGAGAAGGATATATTGTTGATGATGAAGTTTCATCCGCTAACAAGTCAACAATGGATAGATGAATACCGTCAGTTGGCAGAAGAACATGACAATATTATTTATGTTGATGATTTCAGTGTAACTAAATATATGCTTATGGCTGATGTCATGATAAGTGATACATCATCTACCATTTACGAATTTTTGTTACTTAACAAACCGGTTGTTACTTTGGGAGCAATCTCAAAAGACATTTATTGGAAGAATATTCAAGATCCTGAAGAATTGAGTGATGCTTTTGAACAAGTACAGCACGATGAGGAATATAAATCACTGCGCAGTTGGGTGATACAAAACTACGATCCATATACAGATGGAATGGTAGCACACAGAATGCTTGAGGGCGCCCGCGATTATATACGTCGTCATGGTGTGCCTAAAAAGAGAAAACTGAATTTGTGGAGAAAATATGCAAGTATAAAAACATTTGGAAAGGTAAGACGTTAA
- a CDS encoding pyridoxal-phosphate-dependent aminotransferase family protein: MKNMLNFTVGPVMSSDAVREIGGEQVPYFRTPEFSEIMLENERLIKKFAKAEEQAKVLFITGSGTASMEATVMNVFTPSDKVLIINGGSFGHRFVELCQIHDIPYDEINPTFGEDISEELLSPFEGKGYTGFLVNVHETSTGVHYNINLISEFCKRNNLFLVVDAISSFLADSFNMQELCADVMIAGSQKALACPPGISIIVLSEKVVKRVKTNKVRSMYFDLKDALKNAERGQTPFTPAVGILRQINMRLREIDAAGGEQSEIDKIHGIATDFRNRIKDLPFEIVSKSLSNAVTPIHPLNISAYDIFTTLKDKYDIWICPNGGNLKDEVFRVGHIGALSIDDNTKLITALADLNKKGLL, translated from the coding sequence ATGAAGAATATGCTTAATTTTACAGTAGGACCAGTTATGTCCTCTGATGCCGTAAGAGAAATAGGAGGTGAGCAAGTACCATATTTCAGAACACCTGAGTTTTCGGAAATAATGCTTGAAAACGAACGACTAATAAAAAAGTTCGCCAAGGCTGAAGAACAGGCTAAAGTATTATTTATCACAGGTTCCGGCACAGCATCAATGGAAGCAACAGTGATGAACGTCTTTACTCCAAGCGATAAAGTGCTCATCATCAACGGTGGTAGTTTCGGTCACCGATTTGTAGAACTATGCCAAATACATGACATTCCTTATGACGAAATAAATCCAACTTTCGGTGAAGATATTTCCGAAGAACTTCTTTCACCGTTTGAAGGCAAAGGATACACGGGATTCCTTGTAAACGTACACGAGACTTCTACGGGAGTTCACTACAACATAAATCTGATTAGCGAATTTTGCAAAAGAAATAATCTTTTTCTTGTTGTTGATGCTATTAGTTCTTTCCTTGCAGATTCTTTCAATATGCAGGAGTTGTGTGCTGACGTCATGATTGCAGGATCACAAAAAGCACTTGCATGTCCTCCTGGTATATCTATAATTGTACTTTCAGAAAAGGTCGTTAAACGGGTAAAGACCAACAAAGTAAGAAGTATGTACTTCGACCTGAAAGACGCACTGAAAAATGCAGAACGCGGTCAAACACCATTTACTCCAGCAGTAGGAATACTGCGACAGATAAACATGAGACTCCGAGAAATTGACGCAGCTGGCGGTGAACAGTCTGAGATTGACAAGATTCATGGTATAGCCACTGATTTTAGAAATAGGATTAAAGACTTACCATTTGAAATCGTATCCAAATCTCTTTCAAATGCAGTAACGCCTATACATCCTCTCAACATTTCAGCTTATGATATTTTCACAACGTTGAAAGATAAATATGATATATGGATATGTCCAAACGGTGGGAACTTGAAAGACGAGGTATTCCGTGTGGGACATATCGGAGCATTGTCAATAGATGACAACACTAAACTTATTACTGCCCTAGCAGACCTCAACAAAAAGGGACTTCTTTAA
- a CDS encoding adenylyltransferase/cytidyltransferase family protein — MIKVITYGTYDLIHKGHIRLLERAKALGDYLIVGVTADSFDRERGKINVQQPLIERIEAVRATGLADEIIVEEYEGQKIDDIKRLDVDIFTVGSDWEGHFDYLKEFCKVVYLERTQGISSSEIRAEKRDMRIGLIGESPILNKIERESHYVNGLSISGVYSRDTTCFSTELKKLTTYYSIDDLLEDSDGVYIISSPKHHYDDIKRALSKGKHVLCESPITIYEEQLTELYTIAESNKCILMDSLKTAYSLAYYRLCLLAKSGIIGKIVSVDATCTSLYNVEIDNDGMMSSIWNSICAWGPTALLPVFQLLGTDYSSKTIATHLLREDLDYDTFTKISLIYPHAVASIKVGQGVKSEGELIISGTKGYIYVPAPWWKTDYFEVRYENPADNKRHFYPLEGEGLRYELVSFLKSINSGNKYSYIDKNISRAIVNIIQNFYERKDTVLL; from the coding sequence ATGATAAAAGTTATAACCTACGGTACATACGATTTAATTCACAAGGGACACATCCGATTACTGGAAAGAGCAAAAGCCCTTGGCGACTATCTGATTGTTGGAGTCACTGCAGATTCTTTCGACCGTGAACGCGGTAAAATCAATGTGCAGCAGCCTCTTATTGAGAGAATAGAAGCTGTCAGAGCTACCGGACTTGCCGATGAAATTATTGTAGAAGAATATGAAGGACAAAAGATTGACGATATCAAGAGACTTGACGTTGACATCTTTACCGTAGGTTCTGACTGGGAAGGGCACTTCGACTATCTGAAAGAGTTCTGCAAAGTAGTGTATCTTGAAAGAACGCAAGGAATATCAAGTTCTGAAATTCGTGCCGAGAAACGCGACATGAGGATTGGGCTTATAGGAGAATCACCAATACTCAACAAGATTGAACGCGAGAGCCACTATGTAAACGGATTGTCAATAAGTGGTGTGTATTCAAGGGACACCACATGTTTTTCAACCGAACTAAAAAAGCTTACGACTTATTACAGTATAGATGATTTGCTGGAAGATTCAGACGGAGTATATATTATATCAAGCCCTAAACATCATTACGATGATATCAAAAGGGCATTAAGCAAAGGTAAACATGTGCTCTGTGAATCACCAATAACAATATACGAAGAGCAGCTTACTGAATTATATACTATTGCTGAAAGCAACAAATGTATATTGATGGATTCTCTCAAGACAGCTTATAGTTTGGCTTATTACAGACTATGCCTATTAGCAAAAAGCGGAATTATTGGAAAGATCGTATCTGTTGATGCCACATGCACCAGTCTTTACAATGTTGAGATAGATAATGACGGAATGATGTCAAGTATATGGAATAGTATATGTGCATGGGGACCTACAGCCTTATTGCCTGTATTTCAACTACTTGGTACTGATTATTCTTCAAAGACAATTGCCACACATTTATTGCGTGAAGACTTAGACTATGACACGTTTACAAAGATATCATTAATTTATCCCCATGCTGTTGCCTCTATAAAGGTTGGACAAGGTGTAAAATCAGAGGGTGAACTAATCATATCAGGCACAAAAGGTTACATATACGTACCAGCTCCATGGTGGAAGACTGATTATTTTGAAGTAAGATACGAGAATCCTGCCGATAACAAGCGGCATTTCTACCCACTTGAGGGCGAAGGGCTCAGATACGAATTGGTGTCTTTTCTTAAGTCGATAAACAGTGGAAACAAATATTCTTATATTGACAAAAACATTTCAAGAGCCATAGTAAATATCATTCAGAATTTCTATGAGCGAAAAGATACAGTATTATTATGA
- a CDS encoding peroxiredoxin: protein MEVGQKLPEVLGRDQDGKEVKLSDFKGKKLVLYVYPKDSTPGCTSEACDLRDNYHSFLEKGYAVIGASIQDEKSHKKFIEKYDLPFPIIADTEKKLVEELGVYGEKKMYGKVTMGTFRTTFITDENGVITRIIGPKEIKVKEHSSQILDNFQD, encoded by the coding sequence ATGGAAGTAGGACAGAAATTACCGGAAGTTCTCGGAAGAGACCAAGACGGAAAAGAAGTGAAGCTAAGTGACTTCAAAGGTAAAAAACTTGTACTGTATGTATATCCAAAAGATAGCACACCTGGATGTACTAGCGAGGCTTGCGACTTGCGCGATAACTATCATTCATTCCTCGAAAAAGGATATGCTGTAATTGGCGCAAGCATTCAAGATGAGAAATCCCATAAAAAATTCATTGAAAAATACGACTTACCATTCCCTATTATTGCTGACACAGAAAAGAAACTTGTAGAGGAGCTGGGAGTGTATGGTGAGAAGAAAATGTATGGCAAGGTTACGATGGGAACATTCAGAACAACTTTTATAACTGATGAAAATGGAGTTATAACACGTATTATAGGTCCAAAAGAGATAAAAGTAAAAGAACATTCTAGCCAAATTCTTGATAATTTCCAAGATTAG
- a CDS encoding protein-disulfide reductase DsbD family protein, translating into MKKIVSLAIMMLIAVMAQAQMLNPVKFSSQLKTNGTAEAEIIFSGNISSGWHVYSTGLGADGPISATFNVNKLDGVELVGKLTARGSEISNFDKLFDMKLRYFEHSVQFVQKVKFIKPNYNISAYLEYGACNDKNCLPPTSVDFSKNGKSPATAASTNKTNAASSSDNKALLLAAASGSPEAKAALAKLRADSLANLKADSISKADSITSTSLSSADKTSLWKPVIGQLRQQNGNSDSDNQSWTYIFFMGFLGGLLALFTPCVWPIIPMTVSFFLKRAKDNKKKGIRDAITYGISIVVIYLALGLAVTGLFGASALNALATNAVFNILFCLLLILFAVSFFGWFEIRLPEKWGNAVDTKATSTTGLLSIFLMAFTLTLVSFSCTGPIIGFLLVDFATSGSILGPAIGMFGFALALALPFTLFAMFPSWLKSAPRSGSWMNTIKVVLGFIELAFSLKFFSVADLAYGWHILDREVFLSLWIVIFGALGLYLIGKLKFQSDEVGGDINKPMPVPCIMLGLCSFAFAIYMVPGLWGAPCKAVSAFAPPMNTQDFNLDTKEIKAQYTDYEAGMAAAKAAGKPALIDFTGFGCVNCRKMEAAVWTDPQVAEKISKEYVLISLFVDDKTPLSKPMIITENGQKRTLRSIGDKWSYLQRSKFGANAQPFYVPVDNEGNPLNGSYSYKEDIPDYTAFLQKGLDKYRNARQ; encoded by the coding sequence ATGAAAAAGATTGTATCATTAGCCATAATGATGTTGATTGCTGTTATGGCACAGGCTCAAATGTTAAACCCTGTAAAGTTTTCTTCGCAACTGAAAACCAACGGAACGGCAGAGGCTGAAATTATTTTTAGCGGAAATATAAGTTCGGGATGGCATGTTTATTCCACCGGTTTGGGAGCTGACGGACCTATTTCTGCAACGTTTAATGTCAACAAACTTGACGGAGTTGAACTTGTAGGCAAATTAACTGCCCGTGGAAGTGAAATATCTAATTTTGACAAACTGTTTGATATGAAGCTCAGATATTTTGAGCATAGTGTTCAGTTTGTACAGAAAGTAAAGTTCATAAAGCCTAATTATAATATAAGTGCATATTTAGAATATGGTGCATGTAATGACAAAAATTGCCTACCTCCAACATCGGTAGACTTTAGCAAAAACGGAAAGAGTCCGGCTACAGCTGCGTCAACAAATAAAACCAATGCGGCATCTTCTTCTGACAACAAAGCTTTATTGCTTGCTGCTGCAAGTGGATCCCCTGAAGCAAAGGCTGCGCTTGCCAAACTAAGGGCCGACAGTTTAGCTAATCTGAAAGCTGACAGCATTTCAAAAGCGGATTCAATTACCAGCACAAGTCTTTCTTCGGCTGACAAAACATCATTATGGAAGCCTGTAATAGGACAATTAAGACAACAGAATGGAAACAGCGACAGCGATAATCAATCATGGACTTACATATTTTTCATGGGCTTCCTTGGTGGTCTGCTTGCTTTGTTTACACCATGTGTATGGCCTATAATACCAATGACCGTAAGTTTCTTCCTGAAGCGTGCAAAGGATAATAAGAAAAAAGGTATACGAGACGCTATAACCTACGGTATATCTATCGTTGTTATATACTTAGCTTTAGGACTTGCTGTTACAGGATTATTCGGTGCATCGGCATTAAATGCTTTAGCCACTAATGCGGTATTCAACATACTGTTCTGCCTACTGCTTATTTTGTTTGCTGTCAGTTTCTTTGGTTGGTTTGAAATACGCTTACCAGAGAAATGGGGAAATGCAGTAGACACTAAAGCAACATCAACAACAGGATTGCTTTCTATCTTCCTTATGGCGTTCACGCTTACTCTTGTAAGTTTCTCATGCACAGGTCCTATAATCGGGTTCCTGCTCGTGGATTTTGCGACATCAGGTTCTATACTTGGCCCAGCAATAGGAATGTTTGGATTTGCGCTTGCTTTGGCATTGCCATTCACTTTATTTGCAATGTTCCCAAGTTGGCTGAAGAGCGCACCACGCTCTGGTTCATGGATGAATACGATAAAGGTTGTGCTTGGATTCATAGAATTAGCATTCTCACTAAAATTCTTCAGCGTTGCTGACCTCGCCTATGGTTGGCATATACTTGACAGAGAAGTTTTCTTGTCACTATGGATTGTCATATTCGGTGCACTTGGACTATATCTCATCGGAAAACTTAAATTCCAAAGCGATGAAGTTGGTGGTGACATAAACAAACCAATGCCAGTGCCTTGCATTATGCTTGGACTATGCTCATTTGCATTCGCCATATATATGGTGCCAGGATTATGGGGTGCCCCATGTAAAGCCGTAAGCGCCTTTGCTCCACCAATGAATACTCAGGACTTTAACCTAGACACAAAAGAGATCAAGGCTCAATATACTGATTACGAAGCAGGAATGGCTGCGGCAAAAGCTGCCGGCAAACCAGCTCTTATAGATTTTACAGGATTTGGATGTGTAAACTGTCGTAAAATGGAAGCTGCAGTATGGACTGACCCACAAGTAGCTGAGAAAATTAGCAAAGAATATGTATTAATATCACTCTTTGTGGATGATAAGACTCCGCTATCTAAGCCTATGATAATAACAGAAAACGGACAAAAGCGTACACTGCGTTCTATCGGTGACAAGTGGAGTTATCTACAACGTAGCAAGTTTGGTGCTAATGCCCAACCATTCTATGTCCCTGTTGACAATGAGGGTAATCCTCTAAACGGTAGTTATTCTTATAAGGAGGATATTCCTGATTACACAGCTTTCCTTCAAAAAGGATTAGATAAATATCGCAATGCTAGACAATAA
- a CDS encoding L-cysteine desulfidase family protein, whose product MLDNNIRKQILSLINKEVVPAVGCTEPMAVSLCTARAKEILNVIPEKITVSLSANILKNAMGVGIPGTDMIGLPIAIALGAIIGKSKYKLEVIKDLSSESLEMGKKYVCEKHIDINLKPNITEKLYIEVVCQSGKNKSTAIISGAHTNFIYEELNGDILLDKRKGADCDNEETDISLNMQMVWDFAITSPIEELKFILKTKEYNLKAAQESLKGNYGHCLGKTMDRPLSHGIFGNSIFSHIIAKTASACDARMGGAMIPVMSNSGSGNQGICATNPVAVYAEENENTEEELIRGLMLSHLSAIYIKQSLGKLSALCGCVVASIGSSCGITYLMGGDYKDVCHAVKNMIANLTGMICDGAKPSCSLKICSGVSTALLSALLAREGKHVTSAEGIIDHDVDQSIHNLTSIGKEAMCSTDDMVLEIMTHKTPC is encoded by the coding sequence ATGCTAGACAATAATATTCGTAAACAGATTCTCTCGCTGATAAACAAAGAGGTGGTTCCTGCCGTAGGATGCACAGAACCTATGGCAGTATCACTTTGCACTGCACGTGCAAAAGAAATATTGAATGTAATTCCTGAGAAGATAACCGTTTCGCTTAGTGCCAACATTCTGAAAAATGCCATGGGAGTCGGTATTCCCGGTACTGACATGATTGGATTGCCTATAGCCATAGCTCTTGGCGCTATCATTGGCAAAAGTAAATATAAGCTTGAAGTTATAAAAGACTTGTCGTCTGAGAGTCTTGAAATGGGGAAGAAATATGTATGTGAAAAGCATATAGATATAAATTTGAAACCTAACATAACAGAGAAACTTTATATTGAAGTGGTTTGCCAGTCGGGTAAAAACAAATCTACGGCTATAATATCTGGAGCGCATACGAACTTTATTTATGAGGAGCTCAACGGTGATATTCTTCTTGATAAACGTAAAGGTGCTGACTGCGACAACGAAGAAACAGACATAAGCCTCAACATGCAAATGGTGTGGGACTTTGCCATAACAAGCCCTATTGAAGAGCTTAAATTTATCCTAAAAACAAAGGAATACAACTTAAAGGCTGCACAAGAAAGTTTAAAAGGAAATTACGGTCATTGTCTAGGCAAAACTATGGACCGTCCGCTGAGTCATGGCATTTTCGGTAATAGCATCTTCTCTCATATTATCGCAAAGACCGCCTCTGCTTGCGATGCACGTATGGGTGGCGCTATGATTCCTGTAATGAGCAATTCCGGATCAGGTAACCAAGGTATATGCGCTACAAATCCTGTAGCTGTTTATGCTGAGGAAAACGAAAATACTGAGGAAGAACTTATCCGAGGATTGATGCTAAGTCATCTTTCTGCTATATATATTAAACAGAGTCTTGGCAAACTAAGCGCACTTTGTGGCTGTGTTGTAGCAAGTATTGGTTCAAGCTGTGGCATTACATATCTTATGGGAGGCGACTACAAGGATGTTTGTCATGCTGTAAAAAACATGATTGCAAATCTTACTGGAATGATATGTGACGGCGCAAAACCAAGTTGTTCACTTAAGATATGTTCAGGTGTTAGTACAGCTCTTTTGAGTGCATTGTTGGCTCGTGAAGGAAAACATGTAACTTCTGCAGAAGGAATCATTGACCACGATGTAGATCAAAGCATACATAATCTCACAAGTATTGGAAAAGAAGCAATGTGTTCTACAGATGATATGGTGCTTGAGATTATGACACATAAGACTCCTTGCTAG
- a CDS encoding ADP-ribosylglycohydrolase family protein, which yields MLGAIIGDIVGSRFEFAKQTTPNFTLFDKDCNYTDDTICSVAIADAILNKRTYKDSLLDWCRRYPNPMGGYSTTFSKWIEQDNPQPNNSCGNDAAMRVSPVGWLFDDYHEILEEAKKSAEVSHNHPCGIKGAQCVATLIYWLRTCRITKEEVESAVKRNFGYSIPNIKDIYKIGSEGHFDGLCEETVPYAISCFLESDNFEDAIRIAVAAGGDTDTKAAICGAIAEAYYEVPDSMIEKAYEYLPDDMLDIVTQFCQRIQNELED from the coding sequence ATGCTCGGAGCAATAATTGGAGACATCGTAGGCTCACGCTTTGAATTTGCAAAGCAGACTACACCGAATTTTACGCTATTCGATAAAGATTGCAACTATACCGACGACACGATATGTAGTGTTGCGATAGCTGATGCTATCCTTAATAAAAGGACATACAAGGATTCACTTCTTGATTGGTGCAGAAGATATCCGAATCCAATGGGAGGATATAGTACTACTTTCAGTAAATGGATAGAACAGGATAATCCACAACCCAACAATAGCTGTGGTAATGATGCTGCTATGAGAGTTAGTCCGGTTGGTTGGCTTTTTGATGATTATCACGAAATACTTGAAGAGGCTAAAAAGAGTGCAGAGGTGAGCCATAATCATCCATGCGGGATTAAGGGTGCACAATGTGTTGCCACTTTGATTTATTGGCTTCGTACATGCAGAATAACTAAGGAAGAAGTTGAAAGTGCAGTGAAACGCAATTTTGGATATTCAATACCAAATATTAAAGACATATACAAGATTGGCAGTGAGGGTCATTTCGATGGATTATGCGAAGAGACTGTTCCTTACGCTATAAGCTGTTTCCTTGAAAGTGACAACTTTGAGGATGCTATACGCATTGCGGTTGCTGCAGGTGGAGATACCGATACCAAAGCTGCTATATGTGGAGCCATTGCAGAGGCTTATTATGAAGTTCCGGATAGCATGATAGAAAAAGCTTACGAGTACCTTCCTGATGACATGTTGGATATTGTTACTCAGTTTTGTCAACGAATACAGAATGAATTGGAAGATTAG